In the Pecten maximus chromosome 5, xPecMax1.1, whole genome shotgun sequence genome, gccatcttggattttgaccattgaagtttgttatcgctatttctgagaaagtactgaagggatctttctcaaatctcatatgtaggttccccttggtgcctagttatgcatattgcattttgggaccgatcggaaaacaacatggccgacaggcagccatcttggattttgaccattgaagtttgttattgctatttctgagaaagtactgaagggatctttctcaaatttcatatgtaggttccccttggtgcgtcgttatgcataatgcattttgggaccgatcggaaaacaacatggccgacaggcagccatcttggattttgaccattgaagtttgttatcgctatttctgagaaagtaccgaagggatctttctcaaatttcatatgtaggttccccttggtgcctagttatgcatattgcattttgggaccgatcggaaaacaacatggccgacaggcagccatcttggattttgaccattgaagtttgttatcgctatttctgagaaagtaccgaagggatctttctcaaatttcatgtgtaggttccccttggttcttaattatgcatattgcattttgggacagatcggaaaacaacatggccgacaggcagccatcttggattttgaccattgaagtttgttatcgctatttctgagaaagtaccaaagggatctttctcaaatttcatatgtaggttccccttggtgcgtagttattcatattgcattttgggattgatcggaaaacaacatggccgacaggcagccatcttggattttgaccattgaagtttgttatcgctatttctgagaaagtactgaagggatctttctcaaatttcataagtaggttccccttggtgcctagtaatgcatatagcattttgggactgatcggaaaacaacatggccgacaggcagccatcttggattttgaccattgaagtttgttatcgctatttctgagaaagtactgaagggatctttctccaatttcataggtaggttccccttggtgcttagttatgcatattgcattttgagaccaatcagaaaacaacatggccgacaggcagccatcttggattttgacaattgaagtttgttatcgataattctcagaaagcactgaagggatcttcctgaaatttcatatgtaggttccccttggtgcctggttatgcatattgtattttgagattaatttgaaaacaacatggccgacaggcagccatcttggatttcgaaaattgaaactggttattgctatttctaagaaactaatgaagggatcttcctgaaatttcatatgtaggttccccaaggtgcctagttatgcatattgtattttgagaccaatcggaaaacaacatggccgataggcagccatcttggattttgacaattgaagtttgttatcgctatttctcagaaagtactgaaggaatctttctcaaattccatatataggttccccttggtgccttaatcttaacttttatatataggtttcccttgtttgaaaagtactagaggtttcttctgaatttacacagattagtaagacttagaagaagagaaaagtagagaaaagatcaatctgacatggaacctatgaagaacattcaatggtgggcgccaagatccctctgggatctcttgtatatgGGTACGTTAGGATTTGATGTAAagaaaatgcattaatccatgaaataaaatgaacttttggcacaaccccatagggatgctaccacacaaatgtgagtgatatccattgcttagtttcagaaaagaaattgtttaaaccaattgaccccttttgaccccgccttctGCACCCTGGAGGGAGTGGGGGTCAGTTAAcgttccttcctttataaaattttgaatcccttcccaaaaggatgctatcaggcaaatatgagcgatagtcattgcttggtttcagagaagttgttcatatcaattcagccaaattgacccctcttggccccgcccctcaggcccccggggggtcagcctcaccatttgtacaattttgaacgcccacccaatagtgatgctaccaggaaaatatgagcaatatccattgcttggtttcaaagaagaagtcgttattaacaatatagcccaattgaccacatttggccccgcccctcaggcccccggggggtcagctccatcatttgtacaatttttaatccccacctcatagtgatgctacctggcaaatatgagcgatatccattgcttggtttcagagaagaagttgtttatataaagagagccaaattgaccccttttggccccgcccctcagactcCATGGGGggcagccccaccatttgtacaattttgaatccccactccatagggatgctaccaggtaaatatgagtgatatccattgcttagtttcagagcagaagtcatttatatatatcaattctgtaaaactgaccccttttggccccgcccctcagaccccagggggtcaccccgtcatttgtacaatttcaaattcctaccccaaggtgatgctaccagtaaaatatgaaagatatccattgtttggttccagagaagaagtcaattatatgaatatagcccgattgaccatatttggccccacccctcaggccccttgggggggtcagtcccatcatttgtacaattttaaatcccaaccccatagtgatgctaccaggcaaatatgagtgacaggcattgcttggtttcagagaagaagtcgtttatatcaatatagccagattgaccacatttggccccacccctcaggcccctggggggtcagccccatcatttgtacaattttgaatccccaccccatagtgatgctaccaggcaaatatgagtgatagccattgcttggtttcagagaagaagtcgtttatatcaatagcgcaaaaatgaccccttttggccccgccccagaggcccccagggggtcagccccatcatttgtacaattctgagtcccctacccatagggatgcttttgaccaaatttggtcaaattctcatgtgtggttatgaagaagaagtcaattgttgacggacggacggacgacggacgacggacgacagacgacggacggacgacggacgactgacgcaacggtatggtataagctcaccttggtccttcggaccaggtgagctaataaatcgACCAATGAGCATGACATATAATGCCTACCTGATGTCCTGCCACTCAGAACCCATATACTGCTGTCCTGTAGGACCTGATAGGACAGGGAGGTATCTgcctcatcatcatcatcatcgttaTCATGTGACCGGATGTGGACCCGAAGTGTAGCAGTGGTCCCGACTTTACATGTTCCCATCTCTGGCTGGGCCGACACAGTTGTCTTCACTGTGTACAGGGTCTACAGACAACATATAATCATTACATACAACATCAGGCCAAATTATACTGAGGCCtccttttcatattttgaaattttttctTACGATTAGATAGTCATCCTTGATAATCTTTCTTGAAATACAAACACAAATTTACtcaattcaataaattttgttGCACACAAACATATAAATGGATTAGACAGCAGAATAAGCCTATATTATTAAATCTTCTCCAGTTTTAAACACACATGGaaatttaaagaggcttacccgcagacggaccggtaaacggcacatctctgatcactaaataaacttcagtacacgtttctatgtgacaaaatctTAAGTAAATGGATCAAACTGAAGCAAATTATGATATAAGTATGTTCATAGATTGGTCAGTATAGTGTGACTAagtaaagggaggtaatgaCGGCTATTACATgtgtagtacatatatatacatgtatatccaaaagcagaattttttttatttaaacttcaAAGAAATATTAGCCGTGGTTGGGATATTGGTATTGGAAAGGTACTTCATTACCAAATttcataatgatataaatatcttaaatatcaagtcataacataaaaagaATCTAACAGACTTGGACATACCAGAAAGTTTTCCACATTACATTCATACGAGAGTTGCCTGCTTTTGTTTTCCTGGTCCAGTATGGAATGGAATGTGACAGTGAAACAGATGTTTGTTTTGATGACATGCTTGGTGTTCGACTTGAGCTGCCACATGTACGACACATTCATGTCACCATTTACCACCTATTTAACAGAATGTTAATTGCTCATGACATctaatttaaattaaataaacgATCACGGGCAGAAAAACTTgcactgaaataaataaatgtgaaaCAAGACGTCCTTAGATAAACTAATTCTTCTGCATGTTCCATGATGCTCAGTACCTGACTTTGATTGGCACTAAACAGAATAAACTACTAGCTTGACTTAATCAGGTGATATGCTTTAGAATATCataatatctgtaatataaacatgtaatcaAACGATGTTTTGTAGATTTTTAAAGATGAATGGCAAGTCATGTATTCTTGACTAATACATAGAAGACTAACTTTGACCTGATCATTGACTCCATGAATAAAGTACTGGGTCAAGGCGTGAGTAAATGGAGATTGGGTAGTGTGTTACAGATTGGGTAGTGTGTTACCAGTTCTTGATTGGCTTTGTTGAGAGAGAGTAGCTCTATGTCCGGTGAGTCCACAGTCAGGCTGGGTGTGACTAGTGTGAAGTCCTCCCTGGTGTTACCATGGACAAGGATCTGTAGGTACTTCCTACAATGATATTACAGTTCATCAGTTCACAATGGAAGTCAGTGTAGAGAATCTCACATCCAATTGTGAACGTcaaacatgttatattaaaaagGAAACCATtccattttctatttatttcatgtttttaaagacaaaaatatatatatacatgtatatgcgtCCAAAAAAAAGTGCAGAAATTGgtagtatatataatctgtgAACCCTTATGACATTGCAGTTATCGTATATTGCAGAAATCCAGCAAAATAGTCACTTTTTCTACCTTCAATCAATTGGATCTAAACTGAAAAATCGATGGAAACATGCACTGTTTTGACTGgtcaaaaacaaaagttattatATTGCATATATGATACAAGATTAATTCTTCTTGCATCATTGTGATGATAAATGCAGTGATataatttcttatatttcaCACAAAATGTAATGAATTTATTTACCAAGTTTTAAATATCTAAGTATTATGAAACAGAGATTAAAGGAATCTACCAGGTAATCCATTATATCAAGTGTCTAAATATCATTGTTGGATTAATTTAACAACGTTCATGAAAAGTACTTGCAGTGCATTTCAGAACTCTATAGGAAAATTTTCACACTGTGAAATATACATCATGCATGTCTGTCAATATTAAATTtacacagtagacatacaaATTGCACAACATATAGTAAGCTTAAAGCTGTGTGCTAACTGATGTAACCTTGTTACAGGACACTAACAAAATGGTAAGTATTTGCTAATGAATGGTACACATACAATAACTGGCCATCCTACTTTGTTACATATAGGTATACAGACCTATTTGAGGCTGTGTGAAGTTTGTGTGTAATGTGGAATGGACAGGAGAACATCACTGAACAACAGACTGGATCAGGAAACACGTCGCTCTCAAGGCGTATCTGTAATTTGTAACAAAGTCATAAAATTACaaaagggtaaaaaaaaactatgatACAATGATTAAGTAGTTTTTGATAGTTGAAACCCTCTCCCTTTTAACAGTCTTAATAAAATCTGAAAACATGTCCTAAAATGTACACATTCAGGAAATAGTTAAGATGCCAAAATGCACCCCTCTATGTGAAGGTGCCTTGACTCAggtgatttatatattatggATATCCAGAACATCATCAGTACAAAATGTTTACCTCAGCATTGTGGTCAACTGTATTAATGTCATGGAACAACAGGATCCTGAAGACTGCGTGTCCAAGCTCTGTAATCTTAGCCACCTGGAGAGTTGTCTCCTCTTCCTCCTGACACACCATCAGTCCATCGGAGGTTAAGTATGTTAGATCATCGCCCTCCTTCAGTACATAGCTACCTGGGTCCAGAGTGAGCTCTACCCATTGTTGTATGCCAGACACTAGCTTTTCTTTAGACAATAGGAACATACAGCATCaacaatttatacatataacaagttttatttaaatttccTATGTTTTCATTCAATATCTTCTAGTAGTTCATTATCAATTTAGATCTAGATTTAACATAGATAACTATGGCTCTTTAGCTACATCTACATTATTCATACACTCACAGTAGGATGGCACAATAAATCCTATGCCAAAGTAACACAATATTCTCCCAGAATAGTGGTTGGATGATACTTGTTAATAGATAAACATCATTCCTGTTACAGTTTTAAATACCTTCTGCTTTAAATTTGCATGCACATGAGCGATATTTTTAAGAAATCTGTGATCTTCTGATAGTGGACAAGAATACATCCCTATTTAAATAACTGATATGATAATGTCTACATGTCCCCTACCTCCATTAACAGGAATGATATCACAGCTTGGGTCATTATGTTGAACAAGGAAGAACTGGTCGGCCTCCAAATATTTGATGAAGTCTATACCTTTCATTTTCACCCACAGCTGTCCAAGTTTATAGTGACCAGCACTTGTATTCTGAAAACACAATTACATGTATCTTATGATTTGTTATGTACAGTGCGCAACAGAACTTATATCCTTATCTTTGATAATATTCTGATGAGCCTTTtgatttaatattaaatttctGCTAACTGTAACAGTAATGTAGATTTGAAGCAaagacacattttttttttgattatctttgtttttgtctttgtctttgttttttgAGTTATTAGTTTTAAACTATCAGGTTAACTAGAtactaaacttttttttcactGAGGATAGAACTATTTTTCCTTTATTTAGGATTCTTAATAAATTTGGAAGTTTCTGAATAATATACATTCATTATTGATATGTGGTCTGCAGAGCAGTTAAAATAGTTGcatataattgaaaaaataaaacactcACTTTTTGTTCAAATGTTAGCCTGTTTTCTCCTGGTTTAATTATAACATCATCACAACTTGCATAGTTGGTGAAATCATCATAATCCTTATGAGTATCAGTTAGGTTAGCTCCCCGTCCAGAGCTGTCAGCCCGACGTAGAACCTcgtgagtgttgatacacacAATGCCAGCTGTATTTGGCTGTAGTGGAGCTCCCTCATAGTGAGCCTGAACATTCAGTATACTAGTGATCTGTTGTGCGACAGGGTTGAAGTTGGGTACAGCCTCCTTTGCACTACTGTTACTGGCCTGTCTGAACACTGCTGTCTTTTGAGACAGTAGTTTAGGCAATTTATTTGTCTTCTTCAGAGAAATTTTCAAACTGTCACACTGAATGTCACTTGGGGTGTTATTTACTAGAATCACCTCTACCTCCAATGGCTGGTCTACAATGACTTTTGGAGTTAACACTGTCACCTCAGCAATGTGAAATAGTGAGGATAACTTCAAAGTGAACGAGGTGTCtgtaatttgaataatttttacattattatacaacaGCAGACCTGTTTTAAGATAGCTAGGTTAAGCAGTTCTGCACCAATTTTCCAGAAAAATGTTCTCATTCATGTTCTTCTTTTCTTTGAAAATATGCTCATGCATAGAAAAATTTGTATTTAGTACAATTAAGTGATGGCcagtttttgattttgaatgtggATTTTTCTGTCCTCTACATACATTCAGTGGCATACCAACAATATTACACTCAACATTATGACATGGATTATTCCATCATCATACAATGTTTTATCAGATGATCTATGACCCATAATTATACAGATGGTGACTCACTCTACCTGGACTTTTTGTTGCCGTTTCTACGATGTCCTGTAGGTGGGTCTGTCGGACATCCTCAGGTAGGTTGGTACTGCTGGCTATACTACAGCAGGTTTTAATGTATCTAGTTCATCTGTCAAGGCTATCTAGTGTGGAAGCACTTCAAACATAAAGTAGATGACATGTGCCATCTTGAAACaagattttggtttggtttggtttgttttgtttaatgtcctattaacagccagggtcatttaaagacgtgccaggttttgaaggtggaggaaaaccggagaacccggagaacccagagaaaaaccaccggcctacgttcattacctggcaactgccccatgtaggtttcgaactagcaacccagaggtggagggctagtgataaagtgttgggacaccttaaccactaggCCACCTCggaaacaatacatgtacacttgtaCTGGGTAATTAGACTCGCAGTACAATAGACCAAAATCAAAGTCTATCTTAGACCTCTCTCTAAACTCATTATAACACATTTGGCTGTGGTAAAAAAACATCACCCTGTTTAAACTGTAAACCAATATCACTGATCAAATTTTCTACTATATAAAGTCTTGTAAAATACACCTTTAATATAATAATTCCCAGATAACTACAATGTCTTTTCTAACAAACACTGTAGACCTATATTGAAAGACATTCAAATAAAGTGTAAATAAATAACCAGCATGATTAAACTTGGCcctgtttaaatattttagtcCTGATCATATACAGTTACTCTACCTGAAGAGGTAAGAATttaaaaacatgaataaaatCACATCAGAATGTGACCTAAATCTAACAAGGCAAAGAGACTCACCAAGTAAGCAATGTGGATTTTTACTTTTGAATCAATGGTTTTCAtgataaacaagaggccaacAGGCATTACCCGTCATATAACGGCAAAGTTTAACAGCATTTTGAGGGCCCTCACCTTTGTCCATTCGAGTTAAACCAGCCAGCCCCATTTATCTAAGAAAAGATTGTCTTCTGGAATCCCCCAATGAtgttacatatcaaatttggTTGAGTTCCAGGCATTAAGTAGGAGTAGCTTTTTAACCCAAAATATTATCCAAGATCCCCTTTTGTTGCCCCGCCCCTGTGTTCCCAGGGATCGACCAGCctcatgtatataaattatgattaccctccccaaatgatgatTCAAACTACATTTGGTTGTAATCCGCTTTAcagttaaggaggagtagctTTTTGAAAGTGAAAATGTACAATAAATAAACTCCCAACAGTATCATGTTCTTTGTAAGGATACTTGAGATCAATGCCTTGTAGCTTCTGACACTTGGCCAGATCCAGCATAGCTCCATCAGCTAGAGCATGCCATCCTTCACGCTGGTAGCTCTTCATGGCATCCACCAAAAAGCTCTCAGCTTTCTGGGCTTCTCCAAGGCGTCTGGTAGTCAGAGtaataacatattttgtatggtttaaagtAAAAAAGAGTACACTTCACATCTACAGGTGTCAGATTTTCTTGTTCTGTGCTGATTGTGAggatgatttatataaatacagtacagaCTAAAATTGGCGTACCTTTACGTAACTGAACCATTTCACCTCTAGTAATTTCAAACAAACTGGTTCagtgtaacattttaatatatcacatgttaaaAAGTGTAGAATATTCCTGTTTTAGAGTTAACTTTACTTCTAACAGCTgcaaataatacatatattttatgtattgatttaaaaatgatacatgatttttttctgagttaagatttaattttgaattcaatctTCACTTATTATTGATTAACTCACAAGTAGAAATCTGCCAAATCCTTGCCAATGAGTCTTGCTGATCTAAATCTTCCTATGTGTTTAAATGTCCCCATTGTCAATTCAGACAGCTCCTAGAATCCaaacaaaaatcatttattttgatTCTCTTATTATAACTGATatgaaatttcaattttcaaagctatttaaaattttcattgaaaatctAAAATTTACAGAAAATTTACTTCATACcagaaatattttttggaaTGTGTCATTAGACGATAATGCTTCTCTCAGCTTGTCCCTGGGGCGGGGGCTGTGGGATCCACCTGGTCCTGAGTAACTTTCCTCtgttaaaacaaaatcactGTTAGATTGACAATTTTACAATTTCTGgtatatgtcaataaaaatattaatatgttaatGTTTAATAAATCGATCACTTTATCATACAAACtaaaataaacacacaaaatTATCCAAACAATGTATTAAAAGAGACATCAACAAATTTATGATTAAGTCTACTTTTTTTAAGGTGTGCAATATTAGCTGGAGGTTAAACAGCTACAAGTTGAGGTGAGCTggattgtttgttttttttctttcatctGGTATACAAGTAATGATTAACCTACATCAGCCCTTTGTAAATTACAACTATGAAGCATGtgctacatgtacaactagaactgtcgccaggatggctgactaatacccccgcaatctgcacgagtcaatggtgaattggaactgttaattagaggctaactaagataacccagtaatatagcgaccagttgccatagcaaccataattttgaaaaaaaaagaaagtggcatgcacatctacacatggtcctctatatttgtgtgaagtttcaatgaaattggccatttagtttaggaggagttgttcggacaaacttaaagttatggttcttatcggaaaacctgtttatagtgaccagttgccatagcaaccataattttgagaaaaataaagtggcatgcacatctacatatgatcattaatatttgtgtgaagtttcatcggaattggcccatcggttaaggaggagttgtccggacaaaatgcgtctacagacagacggacagacggacggacaacctgattccagtat is a window encoding:
- the LOC117328123 gene encoding trafficking protein particle complex subunit 10-like; amino-acid sequence: METKPIVTSHGNQVLFSSLHSALLQGLPREPTEWRRSYGRPAKTLQLEASFVPFDEDILPQEKDKTLVSRPYFHIFWTDCDLDTYKQSVKEELMEWHTALKNKNNPDWLIAVVVNDESKIKSKLLPRSSVIDKVKNDFCSKHPDRCIVLNEPLKPDSKSQESWNSFLGRMRGLMLQAFSRHLSKYEENMRSLREKRNEPGWDFVNFFLVQEELGFMFEMLGLYDDALIQYDELDALFSQFVLTQATTGKKPAWMSKFMKDCNSWAGLSLRKAINHDKRDRVKHNEATLLDFRNYLFSRQCALLFLLGKPWEVAQRAVNFLHQTIQEVNTLKVVMPEAALDCWVFLSCMEILQTCENHTDTSQMEAYSLYTANLRDYTRRKLYSIGEMCGLTPENIPSSEQLTMVLDLTSGMGIEEDSEESYSGPGGSHSPRPRDKLREALSSNDTFQKIFLELSELTMGTFKHIGRFRSARLIGKDLADFYLRLGEAQKAESFLVDAMKSYQREGWHALADGAMLDLAKCQKLQGIDLKYIKTCCSIASSTNLPEDVRQTHLQDIVETATKSPDTSFTLKLSSLFHIAEVTVLTPKVIVDQPLEVEVILVNNTPSDIQCDSLKISLKKTNKLPKLLSQKTAVFRQASNSSAKEAVPNFNPVAQQITSILNVQAHYEGAPLQPNTAGIVCINTHEVLRRADSSGRGANLTDTHKDYDDFTNYASCDDVIIKPGENRLTFEQKNTSAGHYKLGQLWVKMKGIDFIKYLEADQFFLVQHNDPSCDIIPVNGEKLVSGIQQWVELTLDPGSYVLKEGDDLTYLTSDGLMVCQEEEETTLQVAKITELGHAVFRILLFHDINTVDHNAEIRLESDVFPDPVCCSVMFSCPFHITHKLHTASNRKYLQILVHGNTREDFTLVTPSLTVDSPDIELLSLNKANQELVVNGDMNVSYMWQLKSNTKHVIKTNICFTVTFHSILDQENKSRQLSYECNVENFLTLYTVKTTVSAQPEMGTCKVGTTATLRVHIRSHDNDDDDDEADTSLSYQVLQDSSIWVLSGRTSGVVQLCEDMTAEIHLNVVPLVSGLVPHPPVQILKNQDDIWFKQQDKKLENKNDDNIPLSNPEKNVVTSRAIPFSQGQVYYASIAQQVHVLPDAGD